In one Pseudomonadota bacterium genomic region, the following are encoded:
- a CDS encoding integration host factor subunit alpha, whose product MKKAIAKMDIVEQVYEKLDLTKPQCHDIVDKFFEIVKETLAKDEDVMISGLGKFRVKQKRARKGRNPKTGARMEIKGRKVLLFKLGIVLKHKINEQG is encoded by the coding sequence ATGAAAAAAGCTATAGCGAAGATGGATATTGTTGAACAGGTATATGAGAAACTGGATCTTACGAAACCGCAATGCCATGATATAGTAGATAAATTCTTTGAGATTGTAAAAGAAACATTGGCAAAGGATGAAGATGTTATGATCTCTGGTTTGGGTAAGTTCAGGGTGAAACAGAAACGTGCCAGGAAAGGGAGAAATCCTAAGACAGGTGCAAGGATGGAGATTAAAGGGAGGAAGGTACTGCTTTTTAAGTTGGGTATTGTTTTGAAACATAAGATAAATGAGCAGGGATGA